In Candidatus Saganbacteria bacterium, a single window of DNA contains:
- the guaA gene encoding glutamine-hydrolyzing GMP synthase produces MKKHDLIVVLDFGAQYSMLIARRVRECNVYSEVLPYSTTLGELKKKEVKGIILSGGPSSVYEKDAPKLDPGILTSGIPILGICYGMQLMAKELGGSVKESAVREYGKTPLNIDDHTNLFAGIPLQINCWMSHGDSVEKAPPGFKIMAHSQNTPAAAIGNIEKKLYAVQFHPEVVHTEYGDDIIKNFVFIICNSQATWTTKSFIERQTEKIKTMVGKDKILCALSGGVDSTTVAVLVHRAVGDQLTCMFIDQGFMRKDEAKKIAVMFEKNFKINIIYVDASEHFYSKLKGVTDPEQKRHIIGNEFIHTFEEEAIKLGTIPFLAQGTLYPDVIESAVPGKNKSAARIKTHHNVGGLPKKMKFKLIEPLRKLFKDEVRALGRELEISEEIISRQPFPGPGLAIRIIGEVTKERVKILQDVDDIVVTEVKKAGYYTKLWQSFAVLLPIRTVGVMGDKRTYLNTIAIRAVTSNDAMTADWAKLPYELLETISSRIINESPQINRVVYDISSKPPSTIEWE; encoded by the coding sequence ATGAAAAAGCATGACCTCATCGTCGTCCTTGATTTCGGCGCCCAGTACAGCATGCTCATCGCACGGCGCGTCAGGGAATGCAATGTCTATTCCGAGGTCCTCCCCTACTCCACGACTCTCGGGGAATTAAAGAAAAAAGAAGTCAAAGGGATAATACTTTCCGGCGGGCCCAGCAGCGTTTATGAAAAAGACGCCCCGAAACTTGATCCCGGGATACTGACAAGCGGGATCCCGATACTCGGGATATGCTACGGCATGCAGCTTATGGCAAAAGAACTCGGAGGGAGCGTAAAAGAGTCCGCGGTGAGGGAATACGGCAAAACACCGCTCAACATCGACGACCACACGAACCTTTTCGCGGGGATCCCTCTACAGATAAACTGCTGGATGAGCCACGGCGACAGCGTTGAAAAAGCTCCTCCCGGGTTCAAGATAATGGCGCATTCACAGAACACGCCTGCCGCGGCGATAGGAAATATAGAAAAGAAACTATATGCCGTCCAGTTCCATCCCGAAGTGGTCCATACCGAATACGGGGACGATATAATAAAGAATTTTGTCTTTATCATCTGCAACAGCCAGGCCACATGGACCACCAAATCTTTTATCGAACGCCAGACCGAAAAAATAAAAACTATGGTTGGAAAAGACAAAATTCTCTGCGCGCTTTCAGGCGGCGTCGATTCTACGACCGTCGCCGTCCTCGTGCACCGCGCGGTTGGAGATCAGCTGACCTGCATGTTCATCGACCAGGGCTTCATGAGAAAGGACGAGGCGAAAAAGATCGCTGTCATGTTCGAGAAGAATTTTAAAATAAACATTATATATGTGGACGCTTCGGAGCATTTCTATTCCAAGCTTAAAGGCGTAACCGACCCGGAGCAAAAACGGCACATAATCGGGAACGAGTTCATCCACACTTTCGAGGAAGAAGCGATAAAACTGGGCACGATACCTTTTCTCGCCCAGGGAACTCTTTATCCTGATGTCATAGAAAGCGCCGTGCCGGGAAAAAATAAATCGGCGGCCAGGATAAAAACGCATCACAACGTGGGCGGCCTCCCGAAAAAGATGAAGTTCAAGCTGATCGAACCCCTGCGGAAACTTTTCAAGGACGAGGTAAGGGCTCTCGGAAGAGAATTGGAGATATCCGAAGAAATAATCTCAAGACAGCCTTTCCCCGGTCCGGGCCTGGCCATCAGGATAATCGGCGAGGTCACAAAAGAAAGGGTGAAGATCCTGCAGGATGTGGATGATATAGTCGTCACCGAAGTAAAAAAAGCCGGCTATTACACAAAACTCTGGCAGTCTTTTGCCGTACTGCTTCCCATAAGGACCGTCGGGGTCATGGGAGATAAAAGGACATATCTGAACACGATAGCGATACGCGCGGTGACCTCGAACGACGCAATGACCGCGGACTGGGCCAAACTGCCTTATGAGCTTCTTGAGACGATCTCGAGCCGCATCATCAACGAATCGCCCCAGATAAACCGCGTCGTGTACGACATCTCCTCAAAACCGCCTTCGACTATCGAGTGGGAGTAA